TTAATCTTGTAAACTTTATTACTGTTGGTAAGGCCCATCTATGGAAGGTTAATCGCAAAAGCTATGCCTTCAGGGTTTTATCCAGCTTAATTAAGGGCATCTCAGGTCTTAGAGAACCCATAGAGGATTTAAAAAGCATACTTTTAAGAAACCTACCTAAAACTTTAATTAAAAGAGTGGTTTTATTTGGCTCTGTAGCCAAAGGCTCAGAAAAGGTAAACAGCGATATAGATATATTTATTTTGGTTAGAGATAAGCAAAGCAAAAAGAAACTTGAGCTGCAAATAGAGAAATTATCAAATTTATGTCTTGAAGTATATGGGAATAGATTAGCTCCTTACATCTTAACAGAGCGGGAAATGAAACAAAGGAAAGATTTAAAGGTTATCTCTGAGATTAACAAAGGAATTGAAATATTTTCAGAAAAGAAAGGATAAGTTATGACAGCTAAATTCAGAACAAGGGATGTTGCAAAGTCATTTTACACCAATTATCTTAAGCGGGC
This portion of the Nitrospirota bacterium genome encodes:
- a CDS encoding nucleotidyltransferase domain-containing protein, translating into MKFNVSLLDVLNSKTKVKIIKFLLTHEASMSEREIASVLKVSHMSVNRTMRELSEFNLVNFITVGKAHLWKVNRKSYAFRVLSSLIKGISGLREPIEDLKSILLRNLPKTLIKRVVLFGSVAKGSEKVNSDIDIFILVRDKQSKKKLELQIEKLSNLCLEVYGNRLAPYILTEREMKQRKDLKVISEINKGIEIFSEKKG